The genomic window accgcctcctCCAATGGTTGCTCCCGACCCGCCCTCTATCCCTCCACCACAGCCGGACCAACCCATCTACGCAGACGATGACCCCGAGGTGGTGCTGCAGAATGCCCTGCGCCAGCTTCAACAGGAAGAACAGGCTGCCGAGGAGCAGGCTGCGGCGGTACGCGAGGAGCGCGAACGAGCAGAGAGAGCCGGACTCCCACCAcccggcatcatcaccacgcCTGGTGGGCGTGCTTCATCTGTCCACCGCTACACGTCGACACCAGCCCACGACCTGAGTACAGACCTAACTCTGACTCCGATCAACTCAGAGGGACCCATCGCGCGCGATGATCGACCCGTGCGATGTCCTTTCTGCGTCAACCAACGGATGCTACGATCCATCAAGGAGGCCGTCGAGCATCTGTCCACGCACGTTGTTGTTTGATGAATGCTTCATGTCGGGCACATACCCATCGGATTTGTTACATAGGAGGGCTTGAGTCGATGTTCAAGGCCCAGGAGTTGAAACGGATGGCATAGGGGGAGTTTGCGGGAACACTCACGATTGAACGGATATACCTTTGCTTTTCACGACAGACAACTGTTTTAATACCAATACCTCGTTTAACACGATCTTCTGCAtccttccctctctctcttgtgGAATATGTGGTTAATATAGTCTACGGTACCTAATCACATCGCGCCTGATCTAGTCATAACAACCCGCTCGCTTTCAACGCCTTCATAACTGCATCGTTTTCCTTCTCTGCCTTGGTTCTGTGTTTCTTATGGTCCCCTGGATTGATATAGTTGACCCAGAACTTGAGGCCCTCGAGTCCCTCCTCACGACACAGCTCCCCTCGCTCCTCTGCCATGAGCAGCTCTTCCtcagcaacaccaagactCCAGCCGAAGCGCTcggcagcttcttgagcagTCACGCCTCGACCAAACACCTGCCAGTCCCAGGGCACCTCGCGATCTGGAGGAAACTCGTGTAGGTCTTGCAGCCATGCAAGGATGGCCCTGACGGTGGTCCCGTCCGTGCGGTCACGACTCTGGACCACCATAACACCGCTGCGAAAGGTGCGTAGGCGGACGGgaagcttgagcttgctCCAAAGTCTGGCGGCTTTCTCAAAGTCCGCCGGGCTGACGAGCTCAACGCCGCCGCGGGCTCTGTTGAACATGGCCCATAAGTCGACGAGCGTGATGATACCGCCTGCTTTTTTGAGGACGCCCCTCGAGTCATCAGTGAGAAACTctgccaagttcctcgaCAGTTCTGATAGATAAAGAGACTCGGAGCTGCCGCCACCAACGATGTCCTTTGTTGTGATGAGGCCCAGCTGACTTGCCGACTCCGCCAAGATGGCGTTTTCCTCCGCCGATGCGTTTCCCTGGCCATTATTTGTCTGCCTTGCGAAACGCTCGGCGAGGGCAATCACCTCCTTGGCGGATGACATGAGGGCCTCCAAATCCTCAAAGGCGCTGCCGATCAGCAGTTCGTTGTTCTTTCGCATATTCAAGCCCAACTGTTCCAGACCGGCAATGCCCACCCCCTTTGTTCTTCCTGTTGATGCCCCGGTTCCCGAGTCAGGACTGGTTGCTTCATCCACCATTTGATTACTctttggagctggaggcgcATCCTGGAGCAGCCACTTGCGCTGTGTCATGGACCCCTTTAGCCGTTCATAGAAGATCTTTTCGCCTCCCCTTCGAAAAGAGAGCTTAACACATTCGTATGCGTCAGTCCCGCCCTTGCCGCCCTTGCTTTGGTCAAGGGTGGGACCCGGAGAATCAATCCTCGTTGCATCAGACGTTGAACTTTGCTGGATAGCTGATGGGATATCCTGAGAGATGAGGGGGGCACCGCACATCTCGCAGGACATCAGTGAGGGGTGGTTCGAAAAGGTGCACCGTGGGCATGGGAACGAAGCAGATGAATCCGAGCCATTTGGAGTATCCAGTAAATTGGATGTTGGTGTTTGATCTAAATTCTCGGACAAAGGTCGAGAATCAGACGGCCCTGGCCGTAAAGGGAGAGGGGAGGCGAGAGCCGGAGATGGAGCTGTACGGTTATTTGCACCAGATATGGCTGCCTTTAAAACATGAGTTAAAGTTGGTTTGATTCCACACGCAAGGCATGGCGGAAGAGGAGTATGGGCGTTGGCGGTAGTCGGATCAAAGTTGGAGGGGACGGGGTTAGAGAAACTGCATATTGTGCAGACCCATGTCGCACTCTTGGCAGCCGGTGGCTCCGGGGGTGGCCGATAACCGCTTTCTGAATGCCCTGGAGACCCAGAGACATTCCTGACCGAGCTGGAGGCATTTGAGATGGCGCGGCTATGGTAGGATGCTCGCTTGGGAGGCTTCGGGAACAAAGTCACCTTGGCTGATGACTTGAGAAAGCCGGCGTAGAACTCGTAACGGTCCACATCCTTCAGGTCCAACGCAACCGAGTTCGTACGAGGTTCCTTCTGATCGACGTAGCAAACACGATGCGAGGTTAAATAAACCTGTCCATTTTGCTGATTGGGAAGCTTGTACTTGCTGCCGTCATGTCAACGAGATTCGCTCACCGCGCCAACGAGCAACTTACCCCTCATACAAGCCAACGTTATCCTGAACAAATAGAAGCACCTCATCTGTCAGATACGAGGGCCTTAAAGCAGTAGTAAGATCGATGTGTTTTAAAAACATCCGTCATATGGAAACAACGTTGAGTGGTAGATGTGAACTTGGTTGGCTGTTGGGATGAGCGATGATGCAAGTGGGGGGTAGTCTTGTATCAAAGGGAACTAGTTGATAGAAATTCGAGGTTTGTAAATGCCAAGTCAAGTCTCAAATTATGAGAAATACTTCGTCTTCGTCTGTATCAAGTTAAGGTGTGATCGAGAGTTCAAGTACTCGTGATGTTGAGTGGTAT from Fusarium falciforme chromosome 2, complete sequence includes these protein-coding regions:
- a CDS encoding Vacuolar protein-sorting-associated protein 36: MFLKHIDLTTALRPSYLTDEVLLFVQDNVGLYEGKYKLPNQQNGQVYLTSHRVCYVDQKEPRTNSVALDLKDVDRYEFYAGFLKSSAKVTLFPKPPKRASYHSRAISNASSSVRNVSGSPGHSESGYRPPPEPPAAKSATWVCTICSFSNPVPSNFDPTTANAHTPLPPCLACGIKPTLTHVLKAAISGANNRTAPSPALASPLPLRPGPSDSRPLSENLDQTPTSNLLDTPNGSDSSASFPCPRCTFSNHPSLMSCEMCGAPLISQDIPSAIQQSSTSDATRIDSPGPTLDQSKGGKGGTDAYECVKLSFRRGGEKIFYERLKGSMTQRKWLLQDAPPAPKSNQMVDEATSPDSGTGASTGRTKGVGIAGLEQLGLNMRKNNELLIGSAFEDLEALMSSAKEVIALAERFARQTNNGQGNASAEENAILAESASQLGLITTKDIVGGGSSESLYLSELSRNLAEFLTDDSRGVLKKAGGIITLVDLWAMFNRARGGVELVSPADFEKAARLWSKLKLPVRLRTFRSGVMVVQSRDRTDGTTVRAILAWLQDLHEFPPDREVPWDWQVFGRGVTAQEAAERFGWSLGVAEEELLMAEERGELCREEGLEGLKFWVNYINPGDHKKHRTKAEKENDAVMKALKASGLL